From Gimesia panareensis, the proteins below share one genomic window:
- a CDS encoding glycosyl hydrolase family 8, producing the protein MRRLYATLLHWFSTQHLTPRRSRAKSSQQTESLEVRTLLAAHPLADAPDIQFEVDNDWGSGRTAILTLNNDESTAFTDWQLEFQYSGEIESLWNAEVQNLSGGRYRITPPSWDHTLDPGESLAIGFVARGTHSEPTDFVFMGNGDPTDPTDPGDPDPVLNTPNQPSVSVLADAGTGGFRVTMNLWAGDAADHWKLYENGTLIYEAALSGSSTPQTDSLLLTDRDYGVFSYQVEVSNAAGTALSDEVVYVAGDASEIGIAGVDLAEQALQVTIDQATYDYTLTSPNQAVQFSVVTNNSRVIQAEMVDGDTLRITGLEAGRASLRIMDLDSGEERFIGVRVRTADGQLPGLPDYVTIGSVSEDTTGDLSFWQDFGDSDATNKYVDSRYIYLNGGPITGWRSWDPDRVSSYVRESLKLGMVPQFVYYNIPDGGESYTTDVGHIQSLSYMESYFQDLKFALDTIRTEAGDELVQMIMEPDFIGYLMQNAGAAASDISAMTSAAYSSGVLQEGVDPQFDNTVTGLIEAINYSISKYAPNVEFGWQFNLWASPGIENPIPATGIVHLTDTLGVEAGRAAIAREAELIAQYYMDAGILSYGAGFISLDKYGLDAGAQNGAADDPAGSTWFWNSDHWHNYLLIVQTLTQTTDREMVLWQLPVGHINDSLAENPYDENGVFDQLNNTTRQYEDSAPTFFLGDTFTASGDRLDYFSTNALNDSKLTVSGNTITWGSHMEEARAAGIRQILFGAGVGISTDSIGTDPTDDYWWITKVQEYYQDPVALGGTVIEPPEEVTPVVGISGATIAEGDSNSALAIVTISLSEAATQPVTVNYQTSNGTATAGEDYEASSGQVSFAVGETSKTISVRIYGDTQVEADEQFYVTLSSPVGAVLDAGTATATNTITNDDVVTNQNETSVTTSFETAVTISIGTSTGDPDFGSHVQQYVDGTLLPSQYSQEQLDQVVGNYYDQWKSDWLRIDPGGNGYRVVMDSQGRTTSESQGYGMLVLAHMDGYDPDAQTIFDGLFRYSRANPSEGNPDLMDWAQPDAYGNSSAFDGDADIAYALLVADAQWGSDGEINYLQEAITIINAMYASTIGPQSHLPMLGDWVDPNGSQRNQWSVRTSDFMYDHFRAFEAATQTGAWDEVLAATQDVMTKLQQQSGTGLVPDFVIVDPVTGNVSPAPSGFLEVNDQYYWYNAGRVPWRLGTDAVLSGDAVSQAQAQMLSEFFQQSSGGDPSLIRGGYQLDGTPLNSWSDPFFRAAVGVSAMSGSDAADQAWLNSVFDSVATTHSNYYADSVSMLSMLVMSGNYVNPSASAGERMTLQSFTQPVHGQVVDHQDGTLTYTPDSGFSGSDSFIYTTVSESGSVTTTTVSVMVEEYVAIVPELAINEVTVTEGDSGSTQAVFSVSLDQPTTETVTVQFHTQDGTAVAGMDYLATSGQLVFQPGETEKTITVLVIGDVLIESGEDFQVVLDQVVGATLASAIATGNILDNDAPAPTAEVDFTNVNDWGSGFQGAIEIRNESESTLEGWTLEFTFTGEITDIWNAEIVSHIGDTYVIRGASWNDDILAGGAVSFGFIASPGGLDEPLSDFLLNGTPT; encoded by the coding sequence ATGAGACGACTTTATGCGACCCTGCTGCACTGGTTCTCTACGCAACATCTCACCCCCCGGCGGTCACGGGCCAAAAGCTCACAACAGACTGAATCGCTAGAAGTACGAACGCTTCTGGCAGCGCATCCGCTGGCCGATGCGCCTGATATCCAGTTCGAGGTGGATAATGACTGGGGCTCCGGTCGGACTGCCATTCTGACGCTCAACAACGATGAATCTACGGCGTTTACGGACTGGCAGCTTGAGTTTCAATACAGCGGCGAAATCGAGTCGCTCTGGAACGCAGAAGTGCAGAATCTGAGTGGTGGTCGCTATCGGATCACACCTCCCAGTTGGGATCATACACTGGATCCGGGGGAGTCACTGGCGATCGGATTTGTTGCCAGGGGGACACATAGTGAACCTACTGACTTTGTCTTTATGGGAAATGGTGATCCTACTGATCCCACTGATCCGGGCGATCCGGATCCTGTCCTCAATACTCCCAATCAGCCGAGTGTGAGTGTACTGGCAGACGCTGGTACCGGAGGATTCCGGGTGACGATGAATCTCTGGGCCGGGGATGCGGCAGATCACTGGAAACTGTATGAGAATGGGACGCTGATCTACGAAGCAGCCTTGTCAGGCAGTTCCACTCCTCAGACGGACAGTTTGCTGCTGACGGATCGGGATTATGGGGTTTTCAGTTATCAGGTCGAAGTCAGTAATGCAGCCGGGACTGCATTGAGCGATGAAGTGGTCTATGTCGCCGGGGATGCCAGTGAAATAGGTATCGCGGGAGTGGATCTGGCAGAGCAGGCCCTGCAGGTGACGATCGATCAGGCGACTTATGATTATACGTTGACTTCACCCAACCAGGCGGTGCAGTTCAGTGTCGTGACGAATAATTCACGCGTGATCCAGGCCGAGATGGTGGACGGGGACACGTTACGGATTACCGGACTGGAAGCAGGCAGGGCATCGCTGCGCATTATGGATCTCGATTCCGGCGAAGAACGGTTTATTGGCGTCCGTGTGCGGACAGCCGATGGGCAACTTCCAGGTTTGCCGGACTATGTCACCATCGGCTCGGTGAGTGAAGATACGACTGGCGACCTCTCCTTCTGGCAGGATTTTGGTGACAGTGATGCGACCAACAAGTATGTGGACTCGCGTTATATCTACCTCAATGGGGGGCCGATTACAGGGTGGCGCAGCTGGGATCCGGACCGGGTGAGCAGTTATGTGCGCGAAAGCCTGAAACTGGGAATGGTCCCCCAGTTTGTGTACTACAACATTCCGGATGGGGGGGAAAGCTATACGACCGACGTGGGGCATATCCAGAGCCTGTCGTATATGGAAAGCTATTTCCAGGATCTGAAATTTGCATTGGATACCATTCGCACGGAAGCGGGGGACGAACTGGTGCAGATGATTATGGAGCCTGATTTTATTGGCTATCTCATGCAAAACGCCGGTGCAGCGGCCAGTGACATTTCCGCGATGACGAGTGCCGCTTACAGCAGTGGCGTCCTGCAGGAAGGCGTGGATCCACAATTCGACAATACGGTGACCGGGTTGATTGAAGCCATCAATTACAGCATCAGCAAGTACGCACCGAATGTGGAATTCGGCTGGCAGTTTAACCTCTGGGCGTCTCCGGGAATCGAAAATCCGATTCCCGCGACCGGGATTGTGCATCTGACTGATACTCTCGGAGTGGAAGCGGGGCGTGCCGCGATCGCCCGTGAAGCGGAACTGATTGCCCAGTATTATATGGATGCCGGTATACTCAGCTACGGGGCTGGTTTTATCTCGCTGGATAAGTATGGTCTGGATGCCGGGGCGCAGAATGGTGCGGCTGACGATCCGGCGGGCAGTACCTGGTTCTGGAACAGTGACCACTGGCATAATTATCTGCTGATTGTTCAGACACTCACGCAGACGACTGATCGTGAAATGGTGCTCTGGCAGCTTCCCGTCGGGCATATCAACGACAGTCTCGCTGAAAATCCTTATGACGAGAATGGTGTCTTCGACCAACTTAACAACACGACCCGCCAGTATGAGGATTCTGCTCCGACATTTTTCCTGGGAGATACGTTCACGGCAAGTGGAGATCGTCTGGATTACTTTTCCACAAATGCATTGAATGACAGCAAGCTGACGGTCTCCGGAAATACGATTACCTGGGGCTCGCATATGGAAGAGGCGCGGGCGGCAGGAATCCGGCAGATTCTGTTCGGGGCGGGTGTCGGGATCAGTACCGATTCGATTGGAACTGACCCCACTGACGATTACTGGTGGATCACCAAAGTGCAGGAGTATTACCAGGATCCTGTCGCTCTGGGTGGCACTGTTATAGAGCCTCCAGAAGAGGTGACCCCTGTAGTGGGTATTAGTGGTGCTACGATCGCCGAGGGAGATAGTAATTCCGCGCTGGCGATCGTAACGATCTCGTTATCCGAGGCAGCAACACAGCCTGTCACAGTTAATTATCAGACCTCCAACGGAACTGCGACTGCCGGAGAGGACTATGAAGCTTCCAGCGGTCAAGTCTCATTTGCTGTGGGGGAGACTTCAAAAACGATCTCGGTACGCATCTATGGCGATACACAGGTGGAAGCGGACGAGCAGTTTTATGTGACTCTGAGCAGTCCCGTCGGGGCCGTGCTGGATGCGGGGACTGCTACCGCGACCAATACGATTACCAACGATGATGTTGTGACCAATCAAAATGAGACATCGGTGACAACTTCCTTCGAAACGGCTGTCACGATTTCGATTGGAACTTCCACAGGTGATCCGGATTTTGGTAGTCACGTTCAACAATATGTAGACGGAACGCTGCTACCTAGCCAGTATAGCCAGGAGCAACTGGATCAGGTTGTGGGTAACTACTATGACCAGTGGAAATCAGACTGGCTGCGAATCGATCCTGGCGGAAATGGCTATCGGGTGGTGATGGATTCACAGGGACGCACTACGTCTGAATCACAGGGGTATGGCATGCTGGTTCTGGCGCACATGGATGGCTACGACCCGGATGCCCAGACCATTTTTGATGGCCTGTTTCGCTATTCCCGTGCCAACCCCAGCGAGGGGAATCCGGATCTGATGGACTGGGCACAGCCTGATGCCTATGGAAACAGCAGTGCTTTCGACGGTGATGCCGATATTGCCTATGCCCTGCTGGTGGCCGACGCGCAATGGGGCAGTGATGGTGAGATTAATTATCTGCAGGAAGCGATTACCATTATCAATGCCATGTATGCATCAACCATTGGTCCACAAAGTCATCTCCCGATGCTGGGAGACTGGGTTGATCCCAACGGCAGCCAGCGGAATCAATGGTCTGTGCGTACCAGCGACTTCATGTATGACCATTTTCGAGCTTTTGAAGCAGCGACGCAGACCGGGGCCTGGGATGAGGTGCTTGCCGCCACGCAGGATGTAATGACGAAGCTGCAGCAGCAGTCCGGGACAGGGCTCGTTCCAGATTTTGTGATTGTAGATCCGGTAACAGGAAATGTTTCGCCTGCTCCTTCAGGATTTCTTGAGGTCAACGATCAATACTACTGGTACAATGCGGGACGGGTGCCCTGGCGATTGGGAACAGATGCAGTCCTGAGCGGCGATGCCGTTTCGCAGGCACAGGCTCAGATGTTATCTGAATTTTTCCAGCAGTCTTCCGGAGGCGATCCTTCACTGATCCGGGGGGGATATCAGCTGGATGGGACTCCCTTAAACAGCTGGAGCGATCCGTTTTTCAGGGCAGCAGTCGGTGTGTCAGCCATGTCCGGTTCGGATGCAGCAGACCAGGCCTGGCTGAACTCGGTATTCGACAGCGTGGCAACGACGCATTCGAATTACTATGCAGATTCCGTTTCCATGCTGAGCATGCTGGTCATGTCCGGGAATTATGTGAATCCTTCTGCTTCCGCAGGAGAAAGGATGACGTTGCAGTCGTTTACTCAGCCGGTACATGGTCAGGTTGTCGATCATCAAGATGGAACGCTGACCTATACGCCGGATTCGGGCTTCTCTGGTTCTGACAGCTTTATTTATACGACGGTTTCCGAGTCGGGGAGTGTTACCACTACGACCGTGTCTGTGATGGTTGAAGAGTATGTCGCTATTGTTCCAGAGCTGGCGATTAATGAGGTGACTGTCACTGAAGGGGACAGCGGCTCTACCCAGGCGGTCTTCTCTGTTTCTCTGGATCAACCCACGACCGAAACTGTTACAGTGCAGTTTCATACTCAGGATGGAACCGCGGTAGCTGGGATGGACTATCTGGCAACCAGTGGTCAGCTGGTTTTCCAGCCGGGCGAGACTGAGAAGACTATTACTGTCCTGGTTATCGGCGATGTGCTGATCGAATCGGGTGAGGACTTCCAGGTCGTGCTTGATCAGGTTGTGGGAGCTACCTTAGCTTCGGCCATCGCAACCGGAAACATTCTGGATAATGATGCTCCGGCTCCCACTGCGGAAGTTGATTTTACAAACGTCAACGACTGGGGAAGTGGATTCCAGGGGGCAATTGAAATTCGCAACGAGAGTGAGAGTACTCTGGAAGGATGGACTCTGGAGTTCACCTTTACAGGCGAAATCACAGATATCTGGAACGCGGAGATTGTTTCTCATATAGGCGATACTTACGTCATTCGAGGCGCTTCCTGGAACGACGATATTCTGGCGGGAGGAGCGGTTTCCTTTGGGTTTATTGCGTCACCTGGTGGACTGGATGAACCTCTTTCAGACTTTCTTCTGAATGGGACTCCTACCTGA
- a CDS encoding PPC domain-containing protein: MKRPGRVSLFALLFLIQVLASALTAATPPVLNSVFPSGGQQGSSLELKVAGTGLDEVSRLICSHPEISTEKISKDQFRVSIPASVPVGTYDLRVLCRNGLSSPRSFVVGNRSEVLESEPNETRKSAQAVSLDVSINGCVSQKGDVDVYRFQASQGQRVVLECRAERIDSSLNAILEVFDSSGRRLAVNRGFFGNDPLISFRAPGDGQYKVKVFDLVYSGSTNHFYRLDIDTGPRMLFTIPPVIQKGETTQVSIFGWNLNSLKNRSEQQLAQVEAVEAARRSLELGEDSKNRQPLLTQSSPTMGNTFERLDLTIKAPADSDSIPVPLRRGSEQTDLESFAFQLEESHVPQSISLTDLPVVLEQEEHQTAQTAQQLAYPTEVSGQLIAGDEQDWYAFQARRGEVLWFEAWGQRINSPVDLDVSLLDGSDQKVLARFTDHISDNGGRQFSLNHLDPVGKWVVPEDGRYLIMVRNLRGGLDDDPRRVYRFSLRRQEPEFHLAVVPHHQKQASLNIERGGRTLLDVYAIRKRGMEDSIRISALNLPPGIECPDVWLGPNTKRALLTVSASESAPAFVENLQLKVSSAQGANGRISGGTLVRTDLPNTTSRLTTAIPLAVTNTAPVKITANPQLTRKHDLFGEMKLRHAPGSVLDVAVQVDRRDLSDQAEVKLQGVGLPQMIQNQSTVIPAGVNKGYLSFYLPPYLPEGHYTLTIQAETEVTNPESKKKTSVKLFSNPVSFEVKPAAFVVAVDTGAPRKIRRGETIQVKYSARRMNGFISKIHTELEAPAVKVDGLRVRGVTFVGQTEEGTLQIIANDDAPLGRQAFIRLSAVGVVEDQAVYQGSCFLDLEITD; encoded by the coding sequence GTGAAACGACCGGGTCGAGTCAGTCTGTTTGCGCTCTTGTTCCTGATTCAGGTCCTGGCATCCGCTTTGACTGCGGCTACTCCTCCCGTTTTGAATTCAGTCTTTCCTTCTGGAGGGCAACAGGGGAGCAGCCTGGAACTCAAGGTGGCTGGCACCGGGCTGGATGAGGTTTCCCGTCTGATTTGCAGTCATCCTGAAATCTCTACTGAAAAAATCAGTAAGGATCAGTTTCGGGTTTCGATCCCTGCCAGTGTCCCTGTCGGCACATATGATCTGCGTGTACTCTGTCGCAACGGTTTGAGTTCCCCCAGGTCATTTGTGGTGGGGAATCGGTCCGAAGTGCTCGAAAGTGAACCGAATGAGACGCGGAAATCAGCACAGGCCGTTTCACTGGATGTATCGATCAATGGCTGTGTCAGCCAAAAAGGGGACGTGGATGTTTATCGATTTCAGGCCAGCCAGGGGCAACGGGTTGTCCTTGAGTGTCGGGCGGAACGAATTGATTCGAGTTTGAATGCAATTCTGGAAGTCTTTGACTCCAGCGGCCGACGACTGGCAGTGAATCGAGGGTTCTTTGGGAATGACCCTCTGATTTCTTTCCGTGCCCCTGGGGACGGCCAATACAAGGTGAAAGTGTTTGACCTGGTTTACTCAGGCAGCACGAATCATTTTTATCGTCTGGATATCGATACCGGGCCGCGAATGCTGTTTACGATTCCTCCAGTCATACAGAAAGGTGAGACAACTCAAGTTTCCATCTTTGGTTGGAATCTGAACAGCCTGAAAAACAGGTCTGAGCAGCAACTCGCTCAGGTCGAAGCTGTGGAGGCAGCAAGACGGTCGCTTGAGCTGGGAGAGGACAGCAAGAATCGTCAGCCCTTGTTAACTCAGAGCAGCCCCACCATGGGAAATACTTTCGAGCGGCTGGATCTGACGATCAAAGCGCCTGCAGACAGCGATTCGATTCCTGTTCCTCTGCGTCGAGGGAGTGAGCAGACCGATCTGGAAAGCTTTGCGTTTCAGTTAGAAGAATCTCATGTACCACAATCGATCAGTTTGACTGATTTACCGGTCGTGCTGGAGCAGGAAGAACATCAGACTGCACAAACGGCGCAGCAGCTTGCTTATCCCACAGAAGTCAGCGGCCAGCTGATAGCCGGTGACGAACAGGACTGGTATGCCTTCCAGGCCCGGCGGGGGGAAGTGCTCTGGTTCGAGGCCTGGGGACAGCGGATCAATTCTCCCGTGGATCTTGATGTCAGCCTGCTGGATGGATCGGACCAGAAGGTCCTGGCACGTTTTACGGATCACATCAGCGACAACGGGGGCAGGCAGTTTTCGCTGAATCATCTTGACCCTGTCGGTAAATGGGTGGTGCCGGAAGATGGACGCTATCTGATCATGGTCCGCAATCTGCGTGGTGGCTTGGATGATGACCCGCGTCGCGTGTACCGCTTCAGTCTCAGACGGCAGGAACCGGAGTTCCATCTGGCGGTCGTCCCGCACCATCAAAAGCAGGCTTCTCTCAATATTGAGCGTGGAGGACGCACGTTACTGGATGTGTATGCCATCAGAAAACGGGGGATGGAGGATTCCATTCGCATCAGTGCTCTTAATCTTCCCCCGGGAATTGAGTGTCCCGATGTCTGGCTGGGGCCCAATACAAAGCGGGCACTGCTGACCGTCAGCGCTTCCGAGTCTGCACCTGCTTTTGTTGAAAATCTGCAACTGAAAGTCAGTTCTGCGCAGGGGGCGAATGGAAGAATCAGCGGCGGAACTCTTGTCAGAACGGATTTACCGAACACCACAAGTCGTCTGACGACAGCCATTCCCCTGGCTGTTACCAACACAGCGCCGGTTAAGATTACCGCCAACCCCCAGTTGACCCGTAAGCACGATCTGTTTGGTGAGATGAAACTGCGACATGCTCCCGGCTCTGTGCTGGATGTGGCAGTCCAGGTTGACCGGCGTGATCTGAGTGATCAGGCGGAGGTGAAACTGCAGGGAGTAGGGCTCCCGCAAATGATACAAAATCAGAGTACCGTGATTCCTGCTGGAGTGAATAAGGGCTATCTCAGTTTTTACCTGCCACCTTATTTACCGGAGGGACACTACACGCTGACGATTCAGGCGGAAACGGAAGTAACGAATCCCGAATCGAAAAAGAAAACGTCGGTCAAACTGTTCAGCAATCCTGTCAGTTTCGAAGTGAAACCAGCTGCGTTTGTGGTTGCTGTGGATACAGGCGCTCCCCGGAAGATCCGCCGTGGTGAAACGATTCAGGTGAAATATTCGGCCCGGCGGATGAATGGCTTCATCAGTAAAATTCATACCGAACTGGAAGCCCCTGCTGTCAAGGTGGACGGGTTGCGCGTGCGGGGAGTGACATTCGTCGGCCAGACCGAAGAAGGGACCCTGCAGATTATTGCCAATGACGATGCGCCTTTAGGGAGGCAGGCCTTCATACGTCTGTCCGCAGTCGGAGTCGTGGAAGATCAAGCGGTCTACCAGGGGAGCTGTTTCCTTGATCTGGAGATCACTGACTAA
- a CDS encoding DUF1549 and DUF1553 domain-containing protein, with protein sequence MLFIQVDLQAAENPLRPADDSAKRKVYFTTDVVPLLTRLNCNSGGCHGKSTGQNGFKISLLGFDPAMDYSAIALETRGRRIFPGDPDRSLLLLKATGLVPHGGGRLLEPDTADYALLHDWIEQGAAGPHPDDPEIIKIDLSPGNRVFQQNSSLNLQVTAHFSNGTQRDVTHQSIYESNYPEIGKVDQEGLITTQSRGGVFAVMARFGEKIAVFQGVVPYHSEGQKKLAGYPSEGKLSKIDQHLVAQWKKLGILPSKPVDDATFIRRVTLDICGTLPTVDEVRQYLADSRADKRERLIDRLLERPEYASFFALKWADILQNRGTGYGTRNQRAGTMLFSAWIRDSLASNKPFDRFVTEILTASGSQAQNPPAIWYRSVRSTPDYVESVAQAFLGVRVQCAQCHHHPAERWSQDDYYSFAAIFSRVGRKGGFADAEVPTNEVIYLKDEGEVHNPRSGELMQPRPLGGPDFEVSRFDDPRRNLAQWMTSPENPFFARTMVNRMWGHFFGRGIIHPIDDARSTNPPTNPVLLDELAYDFAANGYDVKQLIREITNSYAYRLSANPNKTNAEDSQCFARYYPKRLSAEVLLDGISQVLDVPTVFPGGPGQFPEGTRAVNLPDENVRFNFLDVFGRPARTSACECERTVDPALSQALELVNSKEIQRKLTDKNGYIEQLASNQKTHSDNVREIFVRTLSRPPRTSEVETAVKYLNSEKNRHEAYRSLVWALLATNEFMMNH encoded by the coding sequence ATGCTATTTATACAGGTCGATCTACAAGCTGCTGAAAATCCGCTACGTCCGGCTGATGATTCAGCAAAACGGAAAGTCTATTTTACAACCGATGTAGTGCCCCTGCTGACCAGATTGAACTGCAATAGTGGTGGTTGTCACGGGAAGTCGACAGGACAGAACGGGTTTAAGATTTCGTTGCTCGGTTTTGATCCTGCTATGGATTATTCTGCGATTGCCCTGGAAACACGGGGGAGGCGGATCTTTCCCGGTGATCCTGATCGAAGCCTGCTGCTGCTTAAGGCGACAGGTCTGGTGCCACATGGTGGAGGTCGGTTACTGGAACCGGATACCGCGGACTATGCGTTGCTGCATGACTGGATTGAACAGGGGGCAGCCGGTCCACATCCTGATGATCCCGAAATTATCAAAATTGATCTGTCGCCGGGTAACCGTGTTTTCCAGCAGAACTCAAGCCTCAATCTGCAGGTGACGGCTCATTTTTCAAATGGGACTCAGCGAGACGTCACACATCAGTCTATTTACGAGTCAAACTATCCTGAAATCGGCAAGGTTGATCAGGAAGGCTTGATTACCACCCAGTCGCGTGGGGGAGTCTTTGCCGTGATGGCTCGCTTTGGGGAGAAGATTGCTGTTTTCCAGGGAGTGGTGCCTTACCATTCTGAGGGGCAGAAAAAGCTCGCAGGGTATCCGTCGGAAGGTAAGCTCTCGAAGATTGATCAGCATCTGGTAGCCCAATGGAAAAAACTCGGTATTCTGCCCTCGAAACCAGTGGATGATGCGACCTTCATCCGCCGGGTTACTCTGGATATTTGTGGTACCTTGCCTACGGTTGACGAAGTCAGACAGTATCTGGCAGATTCCCGAGCCGACAAACGGGAGCGATTGATCGATCGACTTCTGGAACGTCCCGAGTACGCCAGTTTCTTTGCTTTAAAATGGGCTGACATTTTACAGAATCGGGGGACCGGTTATGGTACGCGTAATCAACGTGCGGGGACGATGTTGTTCTCTGCCTGGATTCGTGATTCCCTCGCTTCCAACAAACCCTTTGATCGCTTTGTTACCGAAATCCTGACCGCTTCAGGGAGCCAGGCTCAGAACCCGCCTGCGATCTGGTACCGCTCGGTCCGTTCGACGCCTGATTACGTAGAGTCGGTGGCACAGGCATTTTTAGGCGTCCGGGTTCAGTGTGCCCAGTGCCATCATCATCCCGCAGAACGCTGGAGTCAGGACGATTACTATTCATTCGCTGCCATCTTCAGTCGCGTCGGTCGCAAGGGAGGCTTCGCTGATGCCGAGGTGCCAACCAATGAAGTGATTTATCTCAAAGATGAGGGAGAAGTACATAACCCGCGGAGCGGAGAACTGATGCAGCCCCGTCCGTTGGGAGGTCCCGATTTTGAGGTGTCACGTTTTGACGATCCCCGCCGTAACCTGGCACAATGGATGACCAGTCCGGAAAACCCCTTTTTCGCAAGGACAATGGTGAATCGGATGTGGGGTCATTTTTTCGGTCGTGGAATTATTCATCCGATCGATGATGCCCGTAGTACGAATCCGCCTACGAATCCGGTTCTGCTCGATGAACTGGCCTATGATTTTGCTGCAAATGGATATGATGTGAAGCAGCTGATTCGAGAGATCACGAATTCCTATGCCTATCGACTCAGTGCGAATCCGAATAAGACCAATGCCGAAGACAGTCAGTGTTTTGCCCGTTATTACCCCAAGCGACTATCTGCGGAAGTACTACTGGATGGGATCAGCCAGGTTTTAGATGTACCTACTGTTTTCCCCGGAGGGCCAGGGCAGTTTCCAGAGGGAACACGTGCGGTGAATCTTCCCGACGAAAATGTACGTTTCAATTTTCTGGATGTCTTTGGACGACCTGCCCGCACTTCAGCCTGCGAGTGTGAGCGGACTGTGGATCCCGCCTTATCACAGGCGCTCGAACTGGTGAATTCCAAGGAGATCCAGCGAAAACTGACCGACAAAAATGGTTACATCGAACAGCTGGCATCAAATCAGAAAACGCACTCAGATAATGTTCGTGAGATCTTCGTACGGACCTTGTCGCGGCCCCCCAGAACATCGGAAGTCGAAACGGCAGTGAAATATCTCAATAGCGAAAAGAACCGGCATGAGGCGTATCGTTCACTGGTCTGGGCGCTCCTGGCCACGAATGAGTTTATGATGAATCATTGA
- a CDS encoding DUF1501 domain-containing protein has protein sequence MLSLSGNKYSNCDGVSRRNFLQLGAPLLGLGLADLFQARATAAETVRPKSNKSLIVFWTHGGMSQQDTYDMKPLAPAEYRGMYRPISTSVPDIHVTERFPLQAKVMHHISQVRSVHHENGIHAPSAHWMQTGYFGPTLARNAPQKPSFGSVIARTIGAHSEHMPPYVTIPKSEAFGYQGAVYLGKSYNPFEVGTDPNSKNFKIPNLALPDGLTLKSVESRRELLKQFDTLNREVDQSGVIEGLDTFKQQALEMVTGERVRKAFDLSSEDNRLRDQYGRHQYGQSALLARRLVEAGSSCVTINTGYWDHHNDIEKGLETHLPPLDQAMATLIEDLEQRGMLDDVMIFCAGEFGRTPMINGHAGRDHWSNCFTVMFAGGGIKGGRVVGASEKFGGGVVERKTTPLDLLATIYQKMGVSLETHFDDASGRPTSIVGTGKPVHELF, from the coding sequence ATGTTATCCTTGTCAGGAAATAAATATTCCAATTGTGACGGCGTGAGTCGTCGTAATTTCCTGCAGTTGGGAGCACCCCTGTTAGGCCTGGGGCTGGCTGACCTGTTTCAGGCCCGTGCCACTGCAGCAGAAACGGTGCGGCCGAAGTCCAATAAATCATTGATCGTCTTCTGGACTCATGGGGGCATGAGTCAGCAGGATACGTATGATATGAAACCGCTGGCTCCGGCTGAGTATCGTGGTATGTATCGGCCCATTTCCACGTCCGTACCTGATATTCATGTGACGGAACGTTTTCCCCTACAGGCGAAGGTGATGCATCACATCTCGCAGGTCAGATCGGTGCATCATGAAAATGGGATCCATGCTCCCTCTGCGCACTGGATGCAGACAGGTTATTTTGGTCCCACCCTGGCACGGAATGCGCCTCAGAAGCCGTCATTCGGTTCTGTGATCGCTCGAACCATCGGTGCTCATTCCGAGCACATGCCTCCCTATGTCACCATCCCCAAGTCAGAAGCATTTGGCTATCAGGGGGCAGTTTATCTGGGGAAATCGTATAACCCGTTTGAAGTGGGCACGGATCCGAATTCCAAAAACTTCAAAATTCCCAATCTGGCTTTGCCCGACGGTCTAACTTTAAAAAGTGTTGAATCGCGTCGGGAACTTTTGAAACAGTTTGACACACTGAATCGCGAGGTTGATCAGTCGGGAGTTATCGAGGGGCTGGATACCTTTAAGCAGCAGGCACTGGAAATGGTGACGGGCGAACGGGTACGTAAGGCCTTTGATTTGAGTAGTGAAGACAACAGGTTGCGAGATCAATATGGTCGGCATCAATATGGTCAAAGTGCATTGCTGGCACGAAGGCTTGTCGAGGCAGGCAGCAGTTGCGTGACCATTAATACCGGTTACTGGGATCATCACAACGATATCGAAAAAGGGCTGGAAACACATCTGCCGCCCCTGGATCAGGCGATGGCAACCCTGATCGAAGATCTGGAACAACGGGGCATGCTGGATGACGTGATGATTTTCTGCGCGGGTGAGTTTGGCCGGACGCCTATGATCAACGGACATGCAGGGCGGGATCACTGGTCAAACTGTTTCACTGTGATGTTTGCCGGCGGCGGCATCAAAGGGGGACGCGTGGTGGGGGCCAGCGAGAAATTCGGTGGTGGAGTAGTCGAACGAAAGACCACTCCCCTGGATCTGCTTGCGACGATTTATCAGAAGATGGGAGTCTCTCTGGAAACTCACTTTGATGATGCCTCGGGCAGACCGACCAGCATTGTCGGGACCGGAAAACCGGTTCACGAGCTTTTCTAA